The Strigops habroptila isolate Jane unplaced genomic scaffold, bStrHab1.2.pri NW_022045616.1_ctg1, whole genome shotgun sequence genome contains the following window.
CTGAGGCTCCAGGCGGCTGGGGCTACAGGCGGCCATGCTAGAGGTGACCGAGGCTACAGGCGGTTGACCAAGGCTGCGGGTGTTGGCCGAGGCTACAGGCGGACAAGGCTACCAGTGGCTAAGCTAGAGGCGAGCAAGGCTACAGGCAGCCAAGGTACAAGCGGTTGACCAGCTACAGGCGTTGGCTGAGGCTACAGCCCAGGGCtacaggcagtgctgcagctaCAGGCAGCCGTGGCTACCGCTGGCCAAGATACAGGCGGCCAAACTACAGGGGGTGGCCAAGGCTACTCTTGGCCTAACTACAGGCAGCCAGGCCTACAGGGGGCAGCTGAGGCTACAGGCGGCCGCGCTACAGGCGGCCAAGGCTATAGTCAGCCAAGGCAACAGGCAGTGGCTGAGGCTACAGGCAGCCAACCTACAGTCAGTCATACTACAGCAAGCAAAGCTATAGGCAGTGACCAAAGCAACAGGTAGCTGAGGCTACAGGCGGCCATGCTACAGGCAGCCAAGGCTGTAGATAGCCAAGGCACCAGGCAGTCAATGCTACAGGTGGTGGCTAAGCTTACAGGCAGCCGAGGCTGTAGTTAGCCAAGGCAACAGTCAATGGGCAAGGCTACAGTCAGCCACGGCTACAAGCAGCTGAGGTTACAGGCAGCCAAACTATAGGTAGTAAAGGCTATAGTTAGTTGTGGTTACAGGCAGCTGAGGCTACAGGCACCCAAGGCAACAGGCAGAGCTAGAGGTAGCCAAGGCTACAGGTGGTCAAGCTACAGGTGGTCAGAGCTACAGGCGGTCAGAGCTACAGGCGGCCAAGCTACAGGCTGTCACAGCTACAGGCGGTCAGGGCTACAGGCGGCCAAGCAACAGGCGGTCAGAGCTACAGGCGGTCAGAGCCACAGGCAGCCGAGGCTACAGGCGGTAGCCGAGGCTGTAGTTGAACCCCCGGCCATAGGCAGTGCCTGCGGCAACAGGCGGCCgattgccccccccccccccccccgccagcGCTCAGGGCAGTGACCACCAACAGTCGGAGGCTCCGGGAAGCGCCgctctctcctcccccccccccccccccacctcaccccattccccccccctccccccccgcgGTTGTCGCGTCCCCGTGTCCGGTACCGggcgcgtgtgtgtgtgtgtgtgtgcgtgtggctgggggggggacCGGGGGGGACGCCTGTTGCCGGCCGGGGTTGTATTAACACTGTTTTATTGTCACTGCAGCCACCTTTGTGATGGCTTTTGCCACTGCTGGCTTGCAGCTGATCCTAGTGCTCCCCCTTCCAACACCTCAGTGTATGGTTGGTATAAGGGTTTGTATGTTGGTAAGACACCTTTTTAACCCCCCCCAcgacaccccaaaacacaccggggggggggggggagaagggcaGGGGGGGGTCCTTAGGaacccccccctccccaacacCCCCCCTCCCTTCACCAACAGGGACACGTTTTGGATGGGGGGGGACACGCAGACGCACCCGTCACATCCCAGCACGGCCGGGATGGGAGAGGTGccaccaacaccccccccccatttcGGCTTCTTATGAGGCCCCCCCCGTCCAAAAGCACCCGAATCCCACTTTATTAGATGGGGGGGGCTCTTCTTAGCCCCCCCCCACCTCATTttcccactcccccccccaaacaggGCTTAAATCCCTGTTGGAATATCCCCCCCCCTTAACACGGTCACGGCCTCAGTCTCCGCTGAGGTGGGGACACGTGACCCCTATTTTAGGGGGGGCCCCTAAGGAGCCCCCCCTCACGCCCATTGAAGTgaatggggaaggggggggcaACAAGCAGgacccgccccccccccccccgctgccctTTGGTACTGCCCATGGAGGAAGGAGGATGGGGGGGGCTGTGAGTGCCCCCCCCGTGTGGGTCCCAGGGTGGGGGGGTGCTCATGGCACCGCCCCCCCCTTAATAAGAGATCTATTGGGGGGAACCCCCCCCCAAATAGATCAATTGGGGCCCCCCCCAAAGTAGATCGACTGGGGGGGCCCCAGAGTAGATcaatggggacccccccagAGTAGATCAGTCGGACCCCCCTAAAATAGATCAATGGGGGGGACCCCAAAGTAGCTCATTGGGGGATCTCCCATGTAGATCAATGGGGACCCCAAAATACATCAATTGGGGGACCCCCCCAAAGTAGATCAgtggggggaccccccccataTAGATCAATGAGGGAGCCCCAAAATCGGTCAattggggacccccccagaGTAGATCagtggggacccccccaaagTAGATCAATGGGGGGACCCCAAATATCTCAATTGGGGTCTCCCAGAAATAGATGAATGGGGGGGATCCCCTCTGTGATGTTTGTGTAGGGTCTACAGCATCGCTATGGGGGGGGGCAGCACCCATAATGGGGGGGGTcgggtttggggggggggggctgagcCCCCCCGTGGGTTTGGGGATGGATCCCCCCAGTCCCAGtgacgggggggggggaggggattTAGGGGGGGCTGAGCCCCCCCAACTCATCCCTATGGGGGGGATAcatgggggggggtcccagtgGGTGGggggagcacccatgggtgcgggggggggcggttttgggggggggggcggggggggtgaTGGGTCTCAGGTAAGGCCCCAGCGCCTGTCCAGGACCAGGAGCTTCCGGAAGGTTCTTTGACCCCCCCCAAGCcgagggggggggggacacggacccgcccccccccccatcatcGTGTACCCCGGGGGGGGAGTATGGGGGGGGCTGCGTCCACCCTATTGTGAGTCATGGGGGGGGGTCGGGGGGAGTgtgttggggggggagggaaatgcAGGTAAGGCAACAttgggggtgcccccccccccaaatcaacGTCGGGGGGGTCCATATGCAAGTGGGGGGGGTTAATGTGAAGGTAAAggtggttcccccccccccaataaccaacatggggggggggtgtcaatATGCAGGTAAAggtggttcccccccccccccaataacCAACGTGGGGGGGGGTGTCAATGTGCAGGTAAAGGTGGTTTCCCCCCCCCAGTAACCAACATGGGGGGGGGTCAGTGCGAAGGTAAAGGGGGTGCCCCCCCAAATCAACATGGGGGGTGTCAATGTGCAGGTAAAGGGGGTGCCCCCCCAATAAACAACATGGGGGGTGTCAATGTGCAGGTAAAGGGGGTGCCCCCCCAAATAAACAACATGGGGGGGTCAATGTGCAGGTAAAGGGGGTGCCCCCCCAAATCAACATGGGGGGGTCCATATGCAAGTGGGGGGGGTCAATGTGAAGGTAATGGTGGTTTCCCCCCCCCAGTAACCAATGTGTGTGGGGGGGTCAATGTGCAGGTAAAGGGGGTGCGTCCCCCCCAGTTACATGGTACAGGCTTATGGGGGGGGTCACCTTGTCCTTAacctctttcctttccagccgtgtattttgggggggggggcaccccctttcccccccccaccagGGCACCCGCAGCCCTTGGTCCTATtgatgctgatgctgctttttgggggggggggggggtggtggtgtttttgggggggtggtaccactttggggaggggggggcgggCTGGCGGGGTCCTCTTGTTACTAACCCCCCCTCTGTCCCCCCCCGTACCCCActtttgcccccccccccgaccccccctCCTTTATAGCCGCCTATAAACACGCTGATGGGAAGAAGATCGATGGGCGCCGGGTGCTGGTGGATGTGGAAAGGGGAAGGACAGTGAAGGGATGGAGACCCCGGCGCTTGGGTAAGGCCCCCCCTAATCTATAGGGGACCCCCCCCATATATCTATAGGACCCCCCCCTTGATGTGGCCGCTGTTGCagggggaggtttggggggtaCCCGCCGAGGAGGAGCCGATGTGAACATCAGGCACTCGGGCAGGGATGATACGTCCCGCTATGACGAGAGGtgagtgtggggctggggggggcacccGAAATGGGGGGGACACCCCTTCTCTGGCACCTTTGGGAGCCCCAGAAGTGGGTCAGGGACCCCTCTGTGTCACCCCTGGGACCTCCTGCTATGGGTCAGGGTCCCATAGGACAGGTTAAGGTCCCCCTGTGTCACCTTTGGGACCCCCAGAAGTGGGTCGGGATCCCCCTGTGTCACCCTTAGGACCCCCAGGACAGGTCGGGGTCCCCCTATGTCATCCTTGGGACCCCCAGAAGTGGGTCAGGGTCTCCCTATATCACCCTTGGAACCCCTAAGACAGGTCAGGGTCCCCATATATCACCTTTAGGACCCCCCAAGACAACTCAGGGTCCCCATATGCCACCCTTGGGACCCCCAGAAGTGGGTCAGGGTCCCACTTTATCACCTTTAGGACCCCCCAAGACTACTCAGGGTCCCCATATGCCACCCTTGGAACCCCTAAGACAGCTCAGGGTCCCCCTATATCACCTTTAGGACCCCCCAAGACAACTCAGGGTCCCCATATGCCACCCTTGGGACCCCCAGAAGTGGGTCAGGGTCCCACTTTATCACCTTTAGGACCCCCCAAGACTACTCAGGGTCCCCATATGCCACCCTTGGAACCCCTAAGACAGCTCAGGGTCCCCCTATATCACCTTTAGGACCCCCCAAGACAACTCAGGGCCCCCATATGCCACCCTTGGGACCCCTAAGACAGGTCAAGGTCCCACTTTATCACCTTTAGGACCCCCCAAGACAACTCAGGGTCCCCCTATATCACCCTTGGGACCCCCAGAAGTGGGTCAGGGTCCCCCTATATCACCTTTAGGACCCCCCAAGACAATTCAGGGTCAATATGTCACGGTTTGGGGGGTGCATCGTGGTTCCCCTGACCCCCTCCCCCGTCCGTCACATGGTGTGACCCTTGGGACCtcccctgaccccccccccccccccccgtccgTCCCTTGGTTCGCCCCGCAGGGaccgggagcgggagcgggagcgggagcgCCGGGAGCGCTCTCGGGAACGGGACCGGCGCCGTTCGCGCTCCCGGGACCGGCGCCGCCGCACCCGGAGCCGCGAGAAGGAAGAACGGGACCGGAAGCGAGGCGGGAGCCGGGACCGCAGCAAAGAGCGCGACCGGAAACGCCGCAGCCGCTCCCGCGAGCGCAAACGGGATCGCGACCGGGATCGCGACAAGAAGGAGGAAGGGCTCGAACCCTTGGAGCCCCCCGAGGATCTCCtggggagcggcggcggcggcggcgggggggggggcggcatTCCCGATCCCGGCCCCCCCGATGGGCTGGGATCCAAAGGGGACGGGGAGGACAAGAgccgggagcgggagcgggagcggcgCCGCGGGCACCGGGAGCGGGAGCGGCGCCGGGAGCGGGACCGGGAACGGGAGCGGCCGGAGCGCGAGCACAAACGGGAACGGGAGCGGCTGGAGCGGCGGGAGGAGAGACCCCCCGGGCCGGACGCGCCGGATGCGatgggcggggggggggaccccGGCTCCGAGCTGTTCCTGCAGGCGGACACCCTCCCGCCCCCCGAGGGGTACATGGGGGCGGAGAACGGGTACCTGATGGACCCCCCCATGGAGTGATGGGGGGGGGAACCCCCAAAACGGCCCCCCCGGACCACACCCCCCCCTCAGCCCCCTCCCAAAACCCCGTTTTTTGTGCTTCGAATAAAAGGTGTTTTAATGGAAAGAGGAGTTTGGGGGtcggggaggggggggatatggggaggGACCCCCCCGAATGGGATAGGGGGGACTAAATGGGAGGGGAGACCCCCCCAAATAGAATGGGACTTTCCGTATGGGCTGGGGCACCCCCCCACCAATAGGATGGGACACCCCAAATAGAGTGGGACACCCCCAAATAGGGTGGGATCCCCTTGCCCCCAAATAGAATGGGACCTTCTATATGGGTTGGGACACCCCCCCCATAGGACACCCCCAATACGATGGAGGGGAGCCCCAAATAGGGACCCCCCCTCCAAATACAATGGGACACCCCAAATGGGGGGGGACCCCcatatgggggggggggagccaCCTAAATGGAGTGGGACCAACCCaaatggggtgggggggacccCAAATAGGGTGGGATCCCCCCCACATTTGGGGTCCCTTCACgtgtatgggggggggggatcgGCGCATGCGCGTGTCTCCTTCTCGacccttccccccccgccccccggcACCGCCTcgttttggggggggggaggggaggggctGAGGGGGGGGGCGGGGCGGTGTCGCGCGCGAGGAGCGATGGCAGCGCTGAGCGGGGACGCgctggggctggagcggggTGAGGGGAGACGGGGGGGCGATGGGGGTAAAGGGGGGTaatgggggctatgggggtgatggggggcaatgggggtaatgggagcaatgggggcaatggggggtgATGGGGTAATGGGGGCTAACGGGGGTAATGGGAGCAGTGGGGGTAATGGGCGGTGATGGGGGCTATGGGGAGTAAAGGAGGgtaatgggggtaatgggggcagTGGAGGGTGATGGGGtaatggggggtaatgggggataatgggagcaatgggggcaATGAGGGTAATGGGGTaatggggggtgatggggactATGGTGGGtaatggggggtaatggggcaatggggagtaatggggcaatggggggcagtggggactatggggggtaatggggggtaatgggaggtaatggggcaatggggggtaatgggggtaaTGGGAGCAAAGGGGCGCAACGGGGTAATGGGGGAtaatggggggtaatgggggataatggggggtaatggggacTATGGTGGGtaatggggggtaatggggcaatggggggtaatggggactatggggggtaatggggcaatggggtgCAATGAGGACTATGGGGGGCAATGGAgggtaatggggcaatggggggcaatggggactATGGGGGGTAATGGGAGGTAATGGGGCAATGAGGGgtaatgggggtaatggggtAATGGGGGGCAATGGCGTACTGGAGGCAATGAGGGGCAATGGGGTAATGAGGGGTAATtgggcaatgggggcaatgggagtaatggggggcaatgggggcaatcggggtaatgggggcaattGGGGTAACGGGGGCAATGGGGGCCAataggggcaatgggggtaatggggggcaATGGAGGTAATGGGGGGGTTCACCCCGGGGCCCCCCCAGACGTGGGGCGGGcggtggagctgctggagcggcTGCAGCGCAGTGGGGAGCTGCCCCCCCAGAAGCTTCAGGCGCTGCAGAGGGTCCTTCAGAGCAAGTTCTGCTGCGCCATCCGCGAGgtgggaccccaaaacccccccccgggccccccaaacccagcccgAAGACCCCCCAAAACAGCTCTGGCACCCCAAAACTCCCCCtgggacccccaaaaccccctgcggaccccaaaaccccctgCAGACCCCAAAACCAACTCCGGGACCCCCAAAAACTCCCCAGGGGCCCCCAAAACAGCTCCGggaccccccaaaacaaccccacgGACCCCAAAACTAGCCCCAGGGACACCAAAACCAGCTCCAGAGACCCCAAACTCCACCCTGGGACCCCCAATACCCCCCATGGAACCCCAATATACCCCAAGGGgacccccaccccccccgccatTGCCCCTGAGGACCCCCCCAAtccccaccagcagcccctTGAgagggtggggggggtgggCCCTGGATAGCGGGTACCCCAAAACCGGGGTGACCCCCCCAAAACCGGGGTGACCCCCCAGGTCTATGAGCAGCTCTATGACACCCTGGACATCGCTGGAAGCCCTGAGATCCGGGCCCACGCTACAGCCAAGGTACCCCAAAACTGACCCAAAGCACCCCAAAACTGACccaaagcaccccaaaaccatccCAGGGTACCCCAGAACTGACCCAGGGACCCCAATAACCCCCTCTGGGGACCCCaatccctcccccccccctttggTGCAGGGATGTCCCCGTCTCTCGCCTGTGGTGTCCCCCCCGCCCGTGTCCATCTGTCCCCTCCTGTGTCCGTCTGTCCCCCCCCGCGGCGGCCGTTTGCTGTCACCGTGTCCTGCCCGTGTCCGTCACCATGGACCTGTGTGtccataccccatatcccatatatcccatgtcccataccccatatatcccataccccatgtcccatatcccatataTCTCATACCCCATATTCCATATtccataccccatatcccatataTCTcgtatcccatatcccatataTCCCATACCCCCTATCCCATACCCCCATGCtataccccataccccacatcccataccccatatccccaaCCCCATATCCCATATATGTCATACCCATATGGGGGTATGGGTACCCCCATCCTATACCctataccccatatcccatacccaTGCCCTATACCCTATACTCCATACCTATACCCCATATCTCACACCTATATGCCATACTctatatcccataccccatacgCCACACCtcataccccatatcccataccccatatcccatacccctACCCTATAGCCTATACTCCAACCATATATCCCATATCTCACACTCtataccccataccccatacccccTATCCCATATATCTCATATCCCATATCCAATATATCCCATACCCCCTATCCCATACCCCCATGCTATACCCCATACCGCATATCCCATACCCATATCCTATACTCTGTACTCCATACCTATATCCCATATCTCACACCTGTATCCCGTACCCCATACCCATACCCCATACCCATACCTGTACCCCACAGCCCATTCCCACTCCCATTCCCATTGCCAGGCCACCGTGGCCGCCTTTGCTGCCAGCGAGGGCCACGCTCACCCGCGGGTGGTGGAGCTGCCCAAGACCGAGGAGGGGCTCGGCTTCAACATCATGGGGGGCAAGGAGCAGAACTCGCCCATCTACATCTCCCGCGTCATCCCGGGGGGGGTGGCCGACCGCCACGGGGGGCTCAAGCGGGGGGACCAGCTCCTCAGCGTCAACGGCGTGGTGAGAcatggggggctatgggggctatgggggtgttggaggggtttgggggggttatGAGGGGTTATTGagtggtttgggggggttatGAGGGTGTTGGAGGGGTTTAGGGAAGTTATTGAGTGGTTtatgggggttatgggggtgTTAGAGGGGGTTTTTGGGGGACTACGGTGCATTATGGGGGGTTATTCAGTGGTTTagggggggttatgggggtgtGGGAGGGGTTTGTGGGGTTATAGGGTGTTATTGAGTGGCTTAAGGGGGTTActgggggttatgggggtgTTAGAGGGGGTTTATGGGGGCCTACAGtgggttatggggggttatTGAGTAGTTTATGGGGGGTCATGGGGGTGTTGGAGGGGTTTCGGAGGGGCTATGGGGGGTTacaagggggttttgggggctatgggggtgTTTATAGGGGGTCATTGAGTGTTTTAGCGGGGGTTATGGGGTGTTTGAGGGGGTTTATGGGGGGCTATGGtgggttatggggggttatTGAGTGTTTTATGGGGGA
Protein-coding sequences here:
- the LOC115603158 gene encoding U1 small nuclear ribonucleoprotein 70 kDa-like; this translates as PPHNTPPPKSPPHANPRWRVTHPPVQIYMVYNKRSGKPRGYAFIEYEHERDMHSAYKHADGKKIDGRRVLVDVERGRTVKGWRPRRLGGGLGGTRRGGADVNIRHSGRDDTSRYDERDRERERERERRERSRERDRRRSRSRDRRRRTRSREKEERDRKRGGSRDRSKERDRKRRSRSRERKRDRDRDRDKKEEGLEPLEPPEDLLGSGGGGGGGGGGIPDPGPPDGLGSKGDGEDKSRERERERRRGHRERERRRERDRERERPEREHKRERERLERREERPPGPDAPDAMGGGGDPGSELFLQADTLPPPEGYMGAENGYLMDPPME
- the LIN7B gene encoding protein lin-7 homolog B isoform X1; translation: MAALSGDALGLERDVGRAVELLERLQRSGELPPQKLQALQRVLQSKFCCAIREVYEQLYDTLDIAGSPEIRAHATAKATVAAFAASEGHAHPRVVELPKTEEGLGFNIMGGKEQNSPIYISRVIPGGVADRHGGLKRGDQLLSVNGVSVEGEQHERAVELLKAAQGSVKLVVRYTPRVLDEMEARFEKLRSARRRQHHSYTSLESRG
- the LIN7B gene encoding protein lin-7 homolog B isoform X2, whose translation is MAALSGDALGLERDVGRAVELLERLQRSGELPPQKLQALQRVLQSKFCCAIRELYDTLDIAGSPEIRAHATAKATVAAFAASEGHAHPRVVELPKTEEGLGFNIMGGKEQNSPIYISRVIPGGVADRHGGLKRGDQLLSVNGVSVEGEQHERAVELLKAAQGSVKLVVRYTPRVLDEMEARFEKLRSARRRQHHSYTSLESRG